GCCCTGGTGATACAGAATCTTCCAGCGCCCTCCAACCCGCTTCCAGATCGAGTGCCGCATGGTATGGACGGGCTCGCTACCGCGGGGCCGACGAATCAGCTGATAGTTCACAAGTGCGACGTCGGGATCCAGCCAGCGAGCAGTGAAACCCGTGATGGTGCACGGGTCGATACTGCCAGCGGTGACGGCAGCGATCGTCTGCTGGCGATCGTAGATGCGACCCGATGCGCCGTACTCGACGTATCCCTCAGACAGCACGTCCTCGAGTTATTCGGGCGAGGCCCGCAGCGCCGGAGTCAGGAGGCTGTTCTCCAGATCCAGAAGTTCGTTTTCTTCGGCCGCTGAGAGGTTCATCGGCCCCACTGTATCAGACACCGGCTTCCTCACCCTACGGCGCGCCGAACGCCGCCGCGGAAACCAGTTCGCTCCGGATACGATCGGGATGCAGGACAATGCTTCGGCCTTTATTCGATTTTCACACAGCTTCCGCTTCCGTGTACTTTTCCCGCGACAGACGTATCCTAGGGAACCTGTCTTCCTCCGCCGGAGCGGGATCGGTATGTCTGCCGCTATAGCTCATGACGAATTCGCCGTCCGTTGCCGTGGCATTAGCAAGGCCTACGGCAGCGGTGCCGCAAGGGTGCCGGCCCTGCGCGGCGTCGATCTGGACGTGCGCCGTGGCGAGCTACTGATGGTGGCTGGTCCCTCCGGCTGCGGCAAGACGACATTCCTGTCGATACTCTCGGGTCTGCTCGATCAGGACGAAGGGCAGTGCGAGGTGTTGGGGCGCGAACCTGCCAGGATGGATGCCGACCAACGCGACCGTTTTCGCGGCGAGTCCATCGGGTTCGTGTTCCAGGCATTCAATCTCCTGCCGGCGCTCAGCGCGGTCGACAACATCTCCGTACCTCTCGTCATCGGCGGCATGCCGCGCAAACAGGCCGTGGAGCGTTCACTTGACCTGCTCGATCAGGTTGGCCTCAGGCCTCGTGGTGACCGGCGGCCGGGCCAGTTGAGTGGGGGCGAACAGCAACGTATCGCCATCGCCCGCGCGCTGATTCACAGCCCTCGCCTCATCGTTTGCGACGAACCCACCAGCAATCTTGATCATCATACGGGACGGGAAATGATGTCTCTGCTTCGTGGGCTCACCGCGCAGGCCGGCAATACGCTCATCATCGTTACCCACGATGACCGCATCCTGAAGTTCGCGGACCGCATCGCGCATATGGATGATGGCCGCATCGTGGGAATCGATGACCAGGAAAACCGGGCTCCGGACTCATGAACCGCGCTTATCTCGTTCCGGGCCTGGCCGCGTTGGGCCTGTGTCTGGCCATCGGTGTTGCCGTATACAGCAATGCACCGAGCCGGGTCCAGGCCCAGGGGATCGCGCCGTTCAACCCACCCTATTCCTCGGCCGTCGCCGGTGCTGGCATCGTCGAGGCGAGCACGGGCAACATCGCCATTGGCACTCCGGTCGCCGGTATTGTAGCCAAGCTCTACATAGAGGTAGGAGACCAGGTGCAGCAGGGTGACCCGCTGTTCACCATTGATGATCGCGCCCTGCACGCACAGTTGCGCACCGCAACCGCCCGCGTGCAGGAAGCCGCCGCTGCACTGCGCAAGCCAAAACACCGGCTTGCCAATGCGAACAGACTGGTCCGGCACGATCCCAGCGCGATCAGCGCTCAGGGCCTGAGCGATCTGCGCGACGAGACCGCGCAGGCGGAGGCGACACTGGCGCTGGCACGGGCGCAGCAGGCCCAAATCGAAGTCGATATCGAACGTCATACGGTGCGCGCGCCAGTGGCGGGCAGGATCCTGCGACAACACCTGCGCGTGGGCGAGTACCTCGGCGACGGAGCAGTTTCACCCCCGCTGTTGTTGCTCGGCGGCACCGACCGCCTGTACGTGCGCGTAGACGTCGACGAACACGATGCCTGGCGCGTGCGTCCCGGCGCCGCGGCTATTACCTATGTGCGCGGGCAACCACAACTGAACACGCCCCTGCACTACGAATACACCGAACCGTACATGGTACCCAAAACCTCGCTCACCGGCCTGAGTACCGAACGGACCGATACCCGCGTCCTGCAGGTGCTGTACAGCTTCAAACACGGTGCACTGCCGGTCCATATCGGGCAGCAGCTGGATGTCTATATCGATGCGTCCGCCGCGGGTGGCGCGAAACCGGGCCGATAGTGTTCTATCTCGCATTGAAGCTTCTCAGCGGCGACCGGGGCAAGTATGTCGGCCTGCTGCTGGGCATCACTTTCACCGCCTTTCTCGTCACCTTCGCCGCCTCCTATTTCGCCGGTTTCATGACCCGCGGCTTCGCCCTTATCAGTGAGAATCCCTCCGCCGACGTGTGGGTCATGGACCCGGCGGTGGATTCGGTCGAACGCACCATCAACCTGTCGTCCTCGGCGCTGGAGCGCGTGCGCAGCGTTGACGGCGTGGGCACCGCCGTGCCACTGACACTGGGCACCGTGGATGCACGTTTTCCCAACGGCCGTTTCCAGTCGTTCCAGGTTATCGGCGTCGACGATGCCACCCTCGCCGGTGCTCCAGTCTTGCCGGGTGGCCGGCCCCCGACGGTATTGCACATGCCCGACGCAGCCATCGTTGATGCCGGTGGCACCCACGGCAAACTGGCGACACCGGCGAGAACGAAAGACCAATGGCCCCGCGACGGGGTGCACCTGGACGTCCCTACACGCCGTTTGCGTGCCGGGGATGAGCTCCTTGCGAACGATCGGCGCATCCGCATCGTCGGGCGCTCCGCGACCGTGCCCCGGTTCCCGCCACGGCCGCTGCTCTACACACCCTACTCCAACGCCGCGCGCATCCTGGCGCCGGAACGCAAGCTATTGACCTTCGTGCTGGTCACCGCGCGGCCGGGGGTCGCGCCGCGGCTGTTGGCGCGGCGCATCGAAGGCGAGACCGGCCTGCGCGCGCGTTCGCGCGCCGACTTCAAGGTGGATACGGTACGTTGGTATCTGGTGAATTCCGAGGACGTGGGCGACATGGTCGCCATGATGACCCTGGCGATGACGGTCGGCTTCGGTGTCGCCGGAATCATGCTCTTCATGTTCACATTCGAGAACCTGAAACAGTACGCCGTGTTGAAGACCATGGGTGCGACCCGGCACATGTTGCTGCGTGTGGTCTTCGTTCAGGCAGGGACGTGCGCGTTACTCGGTACCGGCCTGGGGATCGGTCTGTGTGCGGTGATCGGCGAGATTGCGGCGAGCGCCACCGGCTACCCCTTCCGCATGATGTGGTTCACGCCGCTACTGGGAACGGTTGGTGTGCTGATCGTCTCGCTGGTCGCGGCGGCCATCAGCATACGACCGGTATTGAAACTGGAGCCGGGAATGGTCTTCGCCGGGCGCTAGGGTCGGCTGGAGATCGAAGCGGGATGGTTTGTTCCGGGGCGCGTGTGAGCACCGGGAGGGGCGAGCTAATCGCGTCGTTCGGCCTCTTGTTCCAGCTCTGGCGATTCCGTTTCGCGGGAATGCTTCTTTGGCCACAACTCGCGGGTGGTGCGATACACCTCCCAGCCGACGAAGGCGCGCCCGGCCCAGAGCAGCAGGAAGCGATATCGTGGTGCGACCGTGAGCAGTAGCGACTGGCCCACTGCGGCGAGAACCGGGTGGAAACGCAAGCGGCGGACCGTGCCGAAAACCTCATCGATTACACGCAGTGGCTGACGCCAGGTACCAGAAATCCTGACGATCTCGTCGCGCTGGGCCCCGGCCCGTGCGATCAGCCGCTCCTGACGTCGTTTGATTTCGGCCAGTCGCTTGTTCATCGCCGTGAGGAAAGCTGTTCCCGGTCCTTGTCCAGCTCTGACAGGGTTGCGGAAAAAAGCCGCGGTTTTCTGCGAACCACGTAAAGTACCCGCAAGCCGGCGATAATTCCCAACACCAGATAGAAAGCGGCAAAACCGGCGAGCACCTCCATGCGATGCGTTTGCCAGAACACCATGACCAGGACAATGGTCAACAGAACGACACCGAGTCCGATCAAAAACGCAGTGACCAGGCCCAGAATCACGATCTCCTGCAGCCGCTCTCGCTCTTCCTCCAGCTCATTGGACGCAAGCTCGATACGGGTCTGCACCACCTCGATCAGCGTGGAGAAGAGACGCTCAATGGATCCCAGGAGACCCGTGCCGCCGCCGACCGCCATCTGCTAGCGCCGTCCCGACAGCATGCCGAGCAGGAAGGCCACCCCGGCGGTGATGGCGAGGGACTGGATCGGTTTCTCGCGAACCAGGTCCTCGGTCGCCTTGGCATACTGGCGCCCGCGGGCCAACAGGTCGTCCTGGAGCTCGTCCAGCTTGGCGCGCGCGTTCTTGATGCTGTCCTCCGCGCGGGCACGAACCTCGGCTACCTTTTCCCCGGTCTGGTTACGGGTTGCGGCGAGAAGATCCTCGGCATCACGGATGACGGTCTGGAAATCCTTGATCAACCTTTCTTTTGCAACATCTGTTTCACTGGCCATGGCAATGTCCTCTTCTTGGGTATCGGTCATGGTTCTGGCTTCCGACAATGGTTATGGGGGCGACCCCGGCACGTTTCCAGGGTCCGTCCGACGCATCTCTCTACGGCCGGCCGAAGCCCCGAAAATCCTGTTATCGACACCTTTTTATATAGCAGACGGTCACCAATTGATATTGATCGGTATCAAAGGCATCCGGGACAAATCCGGACGGCACCGGTAGATGGTGGGCCCGCCAGGACTCGAACCTGGGACCAAGGGATTATGAGTCCCCTGCTCTAACCAACTGAGCTACAGGCCCTGCGTGGGAAGGGCGCCGATCGACCCGGCGTCGGCGCATTGTAAAGGAGAAGCCTCGCGGGTGTAAGGGCGCAAAAGGAAAGGGCCGCTTTCGCGGCCCTTTCGACTGTTGCTTCGTACCGGATCAGTCCAGGAAGCTGCGCAGGTGCTCCGAGCGGGTCGGGTGACGCAGCTTGCGCAGGGCCTTGGCCTCGATCTGGCGAATACGCTCGCGCGTGACATCGAACTGCTTACCCACCTCTTCCAGGGTGTGGTCGGTGTTCATGTCGATACCAAAACGCATGCGCAGTACCTTGGCCTCGCGCGGCGTCAGCGTCCCCAGGATGTCCGTGGTCGCACCCTTCAGGCCGTCGGCCGTGGCCGCGTCCGGTGGTGCGATCACGTTCTGGTCCTCGACGAAGTCGCCGAGGTGGGAATCCTCGTCGTCGCCGATGGGCGTCTCCATGGAGATCGGCTCCTTGGCAATCTTGAGCACCTTGCGGATCTTGTCCTCGGGCATCTCCATGCGCACCGCCAGTTCTTCCGGCGTCGGTTCGCGGCCCATCTCCTGCAACATCTGCCGCGATATGCGGTTGAGCTTGTTGATGGTCTCGATCATGTGCACCGGGATACGAATAGTGCGCGCCTGGTCGGCAATGGAACGTGTAATCGCCTGCCGGATCCACCAGGTGGCATAGGTCGAGAACTTGTAACCGCGACGGTATTCGAACTTGTCCACGGCCTTCATCAGACCAATGTTTCCTTCCTGGATCAGGTCCAGGAACTGCAGGCCGCGGTTGGTGTACTTCTTGGCAATGGAAATCACCAGTCGCAGGTTGGCCTCGACCATTTCCTTCTTCGCGCGACGGGCCTTGGCCTCACCGATGGAAACCCGGCGGTTCACCTCTTTCAGCTCGTGAATCGGCAGGCCGGTACCTTCTTCCAGCTGCAACAGGCGATCCTGCGCACGCAGGATCGTGTCCGTATGCTCCTCGATCACTTCGGAGTTACCTTCGCCGGACTTGATCACCTTCTTCACCCAGCGCTTGTTGGTCTCATTGCCAGGGAAGGTCTTAATGAAGGCCTTGCGCGACATACGGGCCTTGGAGACGCAAATCTCCATGACCTCTTTCTCGAGCGCACGAACCTGTTCCACGATTCCGCGCAGCTCGTCCACCAGGGCATTCACCTGCTTGGTAACGAACTTGATCTGCATGAGCTCGTCGGCAATCTTGCCGTAGTACTTCTGGCATTCCGGTGCGCCGATCCCCTTCTTCTTGATCGTCTTCTCGATGCTGTTGAAGAGCTTGCGGATGCGACCGAAACGCCTCAGGGCTTCCTCGCGATCGGGACCGGTCGCCTCTTCCTCTTCATCATCGTCGTCGTCCTTGTCCTTGTCGGCGGCGCCGGCGACCGTGGAGGCCGGGCGCGAGATGTCGTCCTCGGCATTGGGATCGACGAAGTCCGCCACCAGGTCGGTCAGGCGCATGTCTTCCGCCTCAACCCGCTCCATCAGGCCAACCAGCGTACGGATGGTCGCCGGGCAGGCAGCAATGGCCTCCATGCTCTGGCGCACGCCTTCCTCGATGCGCTTGGCGAGCTCGATCTCACCTTCGCGCGTAAGCAGCTCCACCGTGCCCATTTCGCGCATGTACATGCGCACCGGATCGGTGGTGCGTCCAAATTCACTGTCGACCGTCGACACGACCTGCTCGGCCGCTTCCGCAGCCTCGTCTTCGTCGGTGCTGGACTCGGCGGTCTCATTCTTGAGGATGAGCGAATCCGCATCGGGAGGCGTATCAAACACCTCGATGCCCATATCGTTGATCATATCGACCACGGCCTCGATCTGGTCTGTATCGTGGACGTCTTCCGGAAGGTGGTCGTTGATTTCCCGATAGGTGAGATAACCCTGCTCTTTCCCGCGAATAATCAGCTTCTTTAGCTGGATCCGCTGCGCTTCCTGATCAATCACTGCCATAGATGTGTACTCGTACCCGTCGTGATCACACAAATATTTACAACTTTAGTCGATAAATTATTGAATTTCCAATAACTTACCCGTTTGAAAGTCCCTTTTTCGCCTCGTGCAGGCGCATTAATTCCTTTTTTTCCTCTGGCGTCAATGCCTGGCCGCGTTCGCCCAGTTCCTGAATCCGGTTTTCCAGATCCTGCTGCCTTAGACGCCGCAACAGGTCCCGAAATTCCGTCACCAGGTCCCGTTCCTCGTCGGCAATCAGCCGCTCGTTCACGGCTGCCAGCTTGCCCAGGGGGCCTGCATCCTCGCTGTCGCGAAAATGCTCCAAAATCTGGCCTGTCGTCGCTGAGCCATGGCTGTCCAAATGCTCCAGCAAGCGGCGGAGCAGGTCTGCCCCGGGCTGCTGCAGGCCCGCGATCGCGTCCCGTTCCGCCACCGTTTGCGCCAATTGCGGATGTTGCACCAGCAGCGCGATGGCCTGGCGCATCAGGCTGGGCTGGCCGCTGGCGCGGGGCCGGGGAACGCGGTCTCTTCTAGATGCGGGCGATTGTGAATTTCCCAACAGTGTAGACAAGTTTTTTGAATTTACACGGGCTTTTTCCGCCAATTGTTCCGTCATCAGGTCGCGAAAAACCCCCGCCGGCAGACGCTCGATCAGAGGTCGGGCAAGCTCCACCAGCCGCGCCTGGCCGTCCAGACGACTGAGGTCCACCTGGGCCGCCAAAGTATCCAGCAGGTACTCCCCAAGGGGCATGGCCGAGCGAACCCGTTTGGAGAATTCCTCACTCCCCTCCTTGCGCACCAGGCTGTCCGGATCCTCCCCCTCGGGCAGGAACAGGAAACTCACCTGCCGCCCCTCGCCCATGATCGGGAGCACCGTATTCAGCGCCCGCCACGCGGCATCGCGGCCAGCGCGGTCGCCGTCGAAGGCGAAAACTACCTCCGGCGCATGGCGGAACAGGCGCTCCAGATGGTCGCGGGTGGCGGCAGTGCCCAGGGTAGCGACCGAATAATCGATCCCGAACTGGGCGAGGGCCACCACGTCCATATAGCCCTCCACGACCAGCACCCGTTGCTCGCGGCGGATGGCATCCCGCGCCCGGTGCAGGCCATAGACCTCCCGCCCCTTGTGAAACACGGGAGTCTCGGGGGAATTCAGGTATTTCGGTTCGCCATCGCCGAGCACGCGGCCGCCGAACCCGACCACGCGCCCCCGGTAATCTTCTATAGGAAACATCACCCGTTGGCGGAAACGGTCGTAGTAGCCGCCCTGGTCCCGCCGCGCCAGCAGGCCGGCCTCCACCATCGCATCGCAGGTGGACTCGTCCTTGCCGAGGGCCTTCAACAGATTGTCCCAACCCGCCGGCGCATAGCCGAGCCCGAAGCTGGCCGCGATCTCGCCGCTCAGGCCCCGCTTCTTGAGGTAGTCCACCGCCTCCGCCGCCGCCGGGTGCTCCCGCAGTTGGCGTTGGTAATACTGATTGGCCTGTTTCAAAAGATCCAGCAGATCCGCCTGGCGCCGCTCGGACTCCCCGACCGAACCGGCTTCCTCGGGCACGCTCATACCGGCGATGGACGCCAGCTCCCGCACTGCCTCGGGGAAACTCATGCGGTCATAGCGCATGAGAAAACCGATGGCGGTACCGTGCTCGCCGCAGCCGAAGCAGTGATAGAACTGCTTGTCGGCACTGACCGTGAACGAAGGGGTCTTTTCCTCGTGAAAGGGACAACAGGCCTTGTAGTCCTTGCCCGCCTTTTTCAGGGGGACGCGGGCGTCGATCACATCGACGATGTCGATCCGCGTCAGCAGTTCGTCAATGAATTTCTCCGGGATTCTTCCTGCCATAGCGGGCACACGCCTGACGCGAGAAAAGGGTATCTGGATCGCGCGGCGCCGGATGCGGCAGCGCGCGGGATCGATCAGCCGCCCAGCTGCGCCTTGATCCGGGCGCTGACGGCGCCC
This sequence is a window from Acidiferrobacteraceae bacterium. Protein-coding genes within it:
- the rpoD gene encoding RNA polymerase sigma factor RpoD, coding for MAVIDQEAQRIQLKKLIIRGKEQGYLTYREINDHLPEDVHDTDQIEAVVDMINDMGIEVFDTPPDADSLILKNETAESSTDEDEAAEAAEQVVSTVDSEFGRTTDPVRMYMREMGTVELLTREGEIELAKRIEEGVRQSMEAIAACPATIRTLVGLMERVEAEDMRLTDLVADFVDPNAEDDISRPASTVAGAADKDKDDDDDEEEEATGPDREEALRRFGRIRKLFNSIEKTIKKKGIGAPECQKYYGKIADELMQIKFVTKQVNALVDELRGIVEQVRALEKEVMEICVSKARMSRKAFIKTFPGNETNKRWVKKVIKSGEGNSEVIEEHTDTILRAQDRLLQLEEGTGLPIHELKEVNRRVSIGEAKARRAKKEMVEANLRLVISIAKKYTNRGLQFLDLIQEGNIGLMKAVDKFEYRRGYKFSTYATWWIRQAITRSIADQARTIRIPVHMIETINKLNRISRQMLQEMGREPTPEELAVRMEMPEDKIRKVLKIAKEPISMETPIGDDEDSHLGDFVEDQNVIAPPDAATADGLKGATTDILGTLTPREAKVLRMRFGIDMNTDHTLEEVGKQFDVTRERIRQIEAKALRKLRHPTRSEHLRSFLD
- a CDS encoding phage holin family protein gives rise to the protein MAVGGGTGLLGSIERLFSTLIEVVQTRIELASNELEEERERLQEIVILGLVTAFLIGLGVVLLTIVLVMVFWQTHRMEVLAGFAAFYLVLGIIAGLRVLYVVRRKPRLFSATLSELDKDREQLSSRR
- a CDS encoding DUF883 family protein, encoding MTDTQEEDIAMASETDVAKERLIKDFQTVIRDAEDLLAATRNQTGEKVAEVRARAEDSIKNARAKLDELQDDLLARGRQYAKATEDLVREKPIQSLAITAGVAFLLGMLSGRR
- a CDS encoding YqjK family protein yields the protein MNKRLAEIKRRQERLIARAGAQRDEIVRISGTWRQPLRVIDEVFGTVRRLRFHPVLAAVGQSLLLTVAPRYRFLLLWAGRAFVGWEVYRTTRELWPKKHSRETESPELEQEAERRD
- a CDS encoding efflux RND transporter periplasmic adaptor subunit, whose translation is MNRAYLVPGLAALGLCLAIGVAVYSNAPSRVQAQGIAPFNPPYSSAVAGAGIVEASTGNIAIGTPVAGIVAKLYIEVGDQVQQGDPLFTIDDRALHAQLRTATARVQEAAAALRKPKHRLANANRLVRHDPSAISAQGLSDLRDETAQAEATLALARAQQAQIEVDIERHTVRAPVAGRILRQHLRVGEYLGDGAVSPPLLLLGGTDRLYVRVDVDEHDAWRVRPGAAAITYVRGQPQLNTPLHYEYTEPYMVPKTSLTGLSTERTDTRVLQVLYSFKHGALPVHIGQQLDVYIDASAAGGAKPGR
- a CDS encoding ABC transporter permease; translated protein: MFYLALKLLSGDRGKYVGLLLGITFTAFLVTFAASYFAGFMTRGFALISENPSADVWVMDPAVDSVERTINLSSSALERVRSVDGVGTAVPLTLGTVDARFPNGRFQSFQVIGVDDATLAGAPVLPGGRPPTVLHMPDAAIVDAGGTHGKLATPARTKDQWPRDGVHLDVPTRRLRAGDELLANDRRIRIVGRSATVPRFPPRPLLYTPYSNAARILAPERKLLTFVLVTARPGVAPRLLARRIEGETGLRARSRADFKVDTVRWYLVNSEDVGDMVAMMTLAMTVGFGVAGIMLFMFTFENLKQYAVLKTMGATRHMLLRVVFVQAGTCALLGTGLGIGLCAVIGEIAASATGYPFRMMWFTPLLGTVGVLIVSLVAAAISIRPVLKLEPGMVFAGR
- the dnaG gene encoding DNA primase; the protein is MAGRIPEKFIDELLTRIDIVDVIDARVPLKKAGKDYKACCPFHEEKTPSFTVSADKQFYHCFGCGEHGTAIGFLMRYDRMSFPEAVRELASIAGMSVPEEAGSVGESERRQADLLDLLKQANQYYQRQLREHPAAAEAVDYLKKRGLSGEIAASFGLGYAPAGWDNLLKALGKDESTCDAMVEAGLLARRDQGGYYDRFRQRVMFPIEDYRGRVVGFGGRVLGDGEPKYLNSPETPVFHKGREVYGLHRARDAIRREQRVLVVEGYMDVVALAQFGIDYSVATLGTAATRDHLERLFRHAPEVVFAFDGDRAGRDAAWRALNTVLPIMGEGRQVSFLFLPEGEDPDSLVRKEGSEEFSKRVRSAMPLGEYLLDTLAAQVDLSRLDGQARLVELARPLIERLPAGVFRDLMTEQLAEKARVNSKNLSTLLGNSQSPASRRDRVPRPRASGQPSLMRQAIALLVQHPQLAQTVAERDAIAGLQQPGADLLRRLLEHLDSHGSATTGQILEHFRDSEDAGPLGKLAAVNERLIADEERDLVTEFRDLLRRLRQQDLENRIQELGERGQALTPEEKKELMRLHEAKKGLSNG
- a CDS encoding DUF4440 domain-containing protein; translated protein: MLSEGYVEYGASGRIYDRQQTIAAVTAGSIDPCTITGFTARWLDPDVALVNYQLIRRPRGSEPVHTMRHSIWKRVGGRWKILYHQGRALVPAE
- a CDS encoding ABC transporter ATP-binding protein encodes the protein MSAAIAHDEFAVRCRGISKAYGSGAARVPALRGVDLDVRRGELLMVAGPSGCGKTTFLSILSGLLDQDEGQCEVLGREPARMDADQRDRFRGESIGFVFQAFNLLPALSAVDNISVPLVIGGMPRKQAVERSLDLLDQVGLRPRGDRRPGQLSGGEQQRIAIARALIHSPRLIVCDEPTSNLDHHTGREMMSLLRGLTAQAGNTLIIVTHDDRILKFADRIAHMDDGRIVGIDDQENRAPDS